The following are from one region of the Rhodanobacter sp. LX-99 genome:
- a CDS encoding PilZ domain-containing protein has product MTSDSMTPGSTTPGSWDDFEQRVSCEESLHADCEPLAWPPSQAQLQQLSDRNANTLAAIAALEERRADTGEDDSPLMQEVLRMDAKLNVLVEIVNNLLVPGSTLPPRQLLRFNAIGAILPAGLAPAGGGLLLRIRFDLCRSLPLELAARVERQFDDGRVFVVFAPLGDALGDAIERLVFRHHRRKVAGSRQPVG; this is encoded by the coding sequence ATGACCTCAGACAGCATGACTCCTGGCAGTACGACCCCAGGCAGCTGGGACGATTTCGAGCAACGGGTCAGCTGCGAAGAGAGCCTGCACGCCGATTGCGAGCCGCTCGCCTGGCCGCCGTCGCAGGCACAGCTGCAGCAGCTTTCCGACCGCAACGCCAACACGCTGGCGGCCATCGCCGCGCTGGAGGAGCGCCGCGCCGATACCGGCGAGGACGACAGCCCGTTGATGCAGGAGGTGCTGCGGATGGACGCCAAGCTCAACGTGCTCGTGGAAATCGTCAACAACCTGCTGGTGCCCGGCAGCACGCTGCCGCCGCGGCAACTGCTGCGCTTCAATGCGATAGGCGCGATCCTGCCCGCGGGCCTGGCGCCGGCCGGCGGCGGGTTGCTGCTGCGCATCCGTTTCGACCTTTGCCGCAGCCTGCCGCTTGAACTCGCCGCGCGGGTGGAGCGTCAATTCGACGATGGCCGGGTGTTCGTGGTCTTTGCGCCGCTCGGCGATGCATTGGGTGACGCAATTGAGCGACTGGTTTTCCGCCATCACCGACGCAAAGTGGCAGGGTCGCGTCAGCCGGTTGGTTGA
- a CDS encoding flagellar protein FliT: protein MSTDILEHALQLTRSMLAAARAQEWSRLIELEVEREPLLLRRHASDPDSLARLGEILAYDRQLQAIVGGARDSAAEQWRRETGRARAIAAYAQP from the coding sequence GTGAGCACGGACATCCTGGAACACGCACTGCAGCTGACCCGCAGCATGCTGGCCGCGGCGCGCGCGCAGGAATGGTCCCGCCTGATCGAACTGGAGGTCGAGCGCGAGCCGCTGCTGCTGCGCCGGCATGCGTCCGACCCGGACAGCCTCGCCCGGCTGGGCGAGATTCTGGCGTACGATCGCCAGCTGCAGGCGATCGTCGGCGGCGCACGGGATTCGGCAGCCGAACAGTGGCGGCGGGAAACCGGCCGCGCCCGCGCGATCGCCGCCTACGCCCAGCCGTGA
- the fliS gene encoding flagellar export chaperone FliS: MAFGYGAGAYQQVRSHGGVESADPHGLITLLMDGALERLVKARAHMVRGEVAAKGEAISRCIEILGGLRGSLDPKADPVLVGRLDSLYDYMSRRLLQANLRDDAALIDEVSNLLQPIRDSWVKVAPAAAQPAVSA, encoded by the coding sequence ATGGCATTCGGCTACGGCGCAGGCGCCTATCAACAAGTCCGCTCGCATGGTGGCGTGGAGTCGGCGGACCCGCACGGCTTGATCACGCTGCTGATGGACGGTGCGCTGGAGCGGCTGGTGAAGGCCCGTGCGCACATGGTCCGTGGCGAGGTCGCCGCCAAGGGCGAGGCGATCTCGCGCTGCATCGAGATCCTCGGCGGATTGCGCGGAAGCCTCGATCCCAAGGCCGACCCGGTGCTGGTCGGGAGGCTGGATTCGCTGTACGACTACATGAGCCGTCGCCTGCTGCAGGCCAACCTGCGCGACGATGCCGCCCTGATCGACGAGGTCAGCAACCTGCTGCAGCCTATCCGCGACAGCTGGGTGAAGGTTGCCCCTGCGGCGGCCCAGCCCGCGGTCAGCGCGTGA
- the fliD gene encoding flagellar filament capping protein FliD, giving the protein MAITVNSTTPTTGLLTSMGVGSGLDVATLVSQLVAARKAPQQNQITSQAASANTQLSALGQINAALSALQSAMASISDGSAFSAHNVTSSDTDVLNATATGNAVAGNYKIEVTQLASALKASSGAFTDSSTQVGTGTLTITVGGQAMNLSIDGSNGSLASIRDAINKASDNPGVSATIVNGTDGAHLVLSGTRTGAANGFKVSSSGGDGGLAALNYDPAASSGNGLSVINAASDALYTIDGLAANSAGNSVSTAIDGLTLNLSTLGISTVSVADDPSKATSALTNLVSTYNSFVGIYQNLTKYDATSKTAGAMIGDATLNGINSTLSRIIGGSANGATLSSIGISLQVDGTLKLDNDKLSAALGDGGKQVGDLFGGDNGFSAQLGAQLTQWVGDGGVLAGRTDSISQELKDLGDQQTALNARMDSLTARYQAQFTALDTLMSKLNSTSTYLQQQFDALTNANKK; this is encoded by the coding sequence ATGGCGATTACCGTCAATTCCACGACACCCACCACGGGCCTGTTGACCTCGATGGGCGTCGGATCGGGCCTCGATGTGGCCACCCTGGTCAGCCAGCTGGTGGCGGCCAGGAAGGCTCCCCAGCAAAACCAGATCACCAGCCAGGCCGCTTCCGCCAACACCCAGCTTTCGGCCCTGGGCCAGATCAACGCCGCGCTCTCCGCGCTGCAGTCGGCCATGGCCTCGATCAGCGACGGCAGCGCGTTCAGCGCGCACAACGTCACCAGCAGCGATACCGATGTACTCAACGCCACCGCCACCGGCAATGCCGTGGCCGGCAACTACAAGATCGAAGTGACCCAGCTGGCCAGCGCCCTCAAGGCGTCGTCCGGCGCGTTCACCGACAGCAGCACCCAGGTCGGCACGGGTACCCTCACCATCACGGTGGGAGGCCAGGCCATGAATCTTTCCATCGATGGCAGCAATGGTTCGCTGGCATCGATCCGCGACGCGATCAACAAGGCCAGCGACAACCCCGGCGTCAGCGCCACCATCGTCAACGGCACCGACGGCGCGCACCTGGTGCTGAGCGGCACCCGCACCGGCGCAGCCAACGGCTTCAAGGTGTCGAGCAGCGGTGGCGACGGCGGCCTCGCGGCGCTCAACTATGATCCGGCGGCTTCCAGCGGCAACGGCCTGAGCGTGATCAACGCGGCCAGCGACGCGCTCTACACCATCGACGGCCTGGCCGCGAACAGCGCCGGCAACAGCGTCAGCACGGCCATCGACGGACTCACCCTCAACCTGTCCACGCTGGGCATCAGCACGGTGAGCGTGGCCGATGACCCGTCCAAGGCCACCAGCGCGCTGACCAACCTGGTCAGCACCTACAACAGCTTCGTCGGCATCTATCAGAACCTGACCAAGTACGATGCCACCAGCAAGACCGCCGGCGCGATGATCGGCGACGCCACGCTCAACGGCATCAACAGCACCTTGTCGCGGATCATCGGCGGCAGCGCCAACGGCGCCACGCTGTCCTCGATCGGCATTTCGTTGCAGGTGGACGGCACCCTGAAGCTCGACAACGACAAGCTTTCCGCCGCACTCGGCGATGGCGGCAAGCAGGTCGGCGACCTGTTCGGCGGCGACAACGGCTTCTCCGCCCAGCTGGGCGCGCAGCTGACCCAATGGGTCGGCGACGGCGGCGTGCTGGCCGGGCGCACCGACAGCATCAGCCAGGAGCTGAAGGACCTGGGCGACCAGCAGACCGCGCTGAACGCCCGCATGGACAGCCTCACAGCGCGCTATCAGGCGCAGTTCACCGCGCTCGACACGCTGATGTCCAAACTCAACAGCACCAGCACTTATCTGCAGCAGCAGTTCGACGCGCTCACCAACGCCAACAAGAAATAA
- a CDS encoding flagellin gives MVMSVITNISSLNAQKNLATSQSKLATAISRLSSGMRINSAKDDAAGLAISTRFTTQINGLNQAVSNANDGISLAQTTESALNEVTNNMQRIRTLAVQSANATNSDSDRAALDAEVQQRLSEITRISQQTTFNGRHVLDGTFGSAAFQIGANVGETISVNLSQGAGAKQVGQMATSATGDISSLFLSGASAATASVATVNGVAGFDYSTTSKAFTVDGNAVSLNAAYGTQAAMVTAVQGQLNAAAAGKYTVAASGANGFTITTTATGASSAMTIGGADAAFVNSNVAGADAVAGTPANLTLAAGDLTIDGTDMAGSYKDAQSLVDAINSKGIAGVSAYYDSGSKEMHLNAQAALTVNGAKAAAGAGNLGFSGAGATAIAIGGDLASSNVKTVSGANDTISRIDAALGTISSMRSDLGAVQNRFDSTIANLQTISQNLSSSRSQIQDADFAAETANMSSANILQQAGVSVLAQANASTQSVLKLLQ, from the coding sequence ATGGTCATGAGTGTCATCACCAACATCAGCTCGCTGAATGCCCAGAAGAACCTGGCGACGTCACAGAGCAAGCTGGCCACCGCGATCTCGCGCCTCTCCTCTGGCATGCGCATCAACAGCGCCAAGGACGATGCCGCCGGCCTCGCCATTTCCACCCGCTTCACCACCCAGATCAACGGCCTCAACCAGGCCGTCAGCAACGCCAACGACGGTATCTCGCTGGCGCAGACCACCGAGTCGGCGTTGAACGAGGTGACCAACAACATGCAGCGTATCCGCACGCTGGCGGTGCAGTCGGCCAACGCCACCAACTCCGACAGCGACCGCGCCGCGCTGGACGCCGAAGTGCAGCAGCGTCTGTCGGAAATCACCCGCATCTCGCAGCAGACCACGTTCAACGGCCGCCACGTGCTTGACGGCACCTTCGGCAGCGCCGCGTTCCAGATCGGCGCCAACGTCGGCGAGACGATCTCGGTGAACCTGAGCCAGGGCGCGGGTGCCAAGCAGGTCGGCCAGATGGCCACCTCGGCGACCGGCGACATCAGCAGCCTGTTCCTGTCCGGCGCCAGCGCGGCGACCGCGTCGGTGGCTACGGTGAACGGCGTGGCCGGCTTCGACTACAGCACGACCAGCAAGGCATTCACGGTCGACGGCAACGCGGTCAGCCTGAACGCCGCCTACGGCACCCAGGCTGCGATGGTCACTGCGGTACAGGGGCAGTTGAACGCGGCGGCAGCGGGCAAGTACACGGTCGCCGCCAGCGGTGCCAACGGCTTCACCATCACCACCACGGCCACCGGCGCCAGCAGCGCGATGACCATCGGCGGCGCCGATGCGGCCTTCGTCAACAGCAACGTTGCCGGTGCCGACGCCGTGGCGGGTACTCCCGCCAACCTGACCCTCGCCGCCGGCGACCTGACCATCGACGGCACCGACATGGCAGGCAGCTACAAGGATGCCCAGAGCCTGGTCGATGCGATCAACAGCAAGGGCATTGCCGGTGTCTCCGCCTACTACGACAGCGGCAGCAAGGAGATGCATCTGAACGCGCAGGCTGCGCTGACCGTGAACGGCGCCAAGGCCGCTGCGGGCGCGGGCAACCTGGGCTTCAGCGGCGCCGGCGCCACGGCCATCGCCATCGGCGGCGACCTGGCCTCGAGCAACGTCAAGACGGTCAGTGGCGCGAACGACACCATCAGCCGCATCGATGCCGCCTTGGGCACCATCAGCTCCATGCGCAGCGACCTCGGCGCGGTGCAGAACCGTTTCGACTCCACCATCGCCAACCTGCAGACCATCTCGCAGAACCTCAGCTCGTCGCGCAGCCAGATCCAGGATGCCGATTTCGCTGCCGAGACCGCGAACATGTCCAGCGCGAACATCCTGCAGCAGGCCGGCGTCTCGGTGCTGGCGCAGGCCAACGCTTCGACCCAGAGCGTGCTCAAGCTGCTGCAGTAA
- the flgL gene encoding flagellar hook-associated protein FlgL, whose translation MRVSTSWMQQQSVGSMMDRQSDLSDLNIQLSTGKRINQPSDDPVGAARALDLSHLTADVAQYQRNITTANARLGLEDQTLSNVSGVLGRVRTLLLQAANGSQTDDTRGDIAAEMVQLRQQLLGQANSKDGQGDYIFAGNRTGTAPFASQNGVSYLGDDGQRMVAAGPGLQVATGDPGSAVFADIPTGNGKFAVSAGAANTGSAVAGASSVSDPNANPSAWDGGDYSIVFTAADAYEVRDGTGTVLDSGGYGATSGGSITFRGAQVAFSGVPDAGDTFSLGASAKQDVFTTLDNIINTLRQPNGGGADMQNSINTQFANLDQAIDMITRTRGMVGARMNALDQQSGLNDDLALQYKSALSDVQDLNYYDAISQLGAQTTALQAAQQTFTKIQGSKLFDYLR comes from the coding sequence ATGCGAGTCTCCACCAGCTGGATGCAGCAGCAGTCCGTCGGCAGCATGATGGACCGGCAGAGCGACCTGTCCGACCTCAACATCCAGTTGAGCACCGGCAAGCGCATCAACCAGCCGTCCGACGATCCGGTGGGCGCGGCACGCGCGCTGGATCTGTCGCATCTGACCGCGGACGTCGCGCAGTACCAGCGCAACATCACCACGGCCAACGCGCGGCTGGGCCTGGAAGACCAGACCCTGTCCAACGTCAGCGGCGTGCTGGGCCGCGTGCGCACGCTGCTGCTGCAGGCCGCCAACGGCTCGCAGACCGACGACACCCGCGGCGACATCGCCGCCGAGATGGTGCAGCTGCGCCAGCAGTTGCTCGGCCAGGCCAACAGCAAGGACGGCCAGGGCGACTACATCTTCGCGGGCAACCGCACCGGCACGGCGCCGTTCGCCTCGCAGAACGGCGTGAGCTACCTGGGCGACGACGGCCAGCGCATGGTCGCCGCCGGGCCCGGCCTGCAGGTGGCCACCGGCGATCCGGGCAGTGCGGTGTTCGCCGACATTCCCACCGGAAACGGCAAGTTCGCGGTCAGCGCCGGCGCGGCGAATACGGGCAGCGCGGTGGCCGGTGCCAGCAGCGTCAGCGATCCCAACGCGAACCCTTCGGCATGGGATGGCGGCGACTACAGCATCGTGTTCACCGCCGCCGATGCGTATGAAGTGCGCGACGGCACCGGCACGGTGCTGGACAGCGGCGGCTACGGCGCAACCAGCGGCGGCAGCATCACCTTCCGTGGCGCGCAGGTGGCGTTCAGCGGCGTGCCCGACGCAGGCGACACCTTCTCGCTGGGCGCCTCGGCCAAACAGGACGTGTTCACCACGCTCGACAACATCATCAACACGCTGCGCCAGCCCAACGGCGGCGGCGCCGACATGCAGAACAGCATCAACACGCAGTTCGCGAATCTCGACCAGGCGATCGACATGATCACGCGCACGCGCGGCATGGTCGGCGCGCGCATGAACGCGCTCGATCAGCAGAGCGGGCTCAACGACGACCTGGCCCTGCAGTACAAGAGCGCGCTGTCGGACGTGCAGGATCTGAACTACTACGACGCGATCAGCCAGCTCGGTGCGCAGACCACGGCGCTGCAGGCGGCGCAGCAGACGTTCACCAAGATCCAGGGTTCAAAATTGTTCGATTATTTGCGTTGA
- the flgK gene encoding flagellar hook-associated protein FlgK — translation MADMLSTGVSGLLAAQIGLSTVSHNVANANTDGYSRQLVSFGARLPEGQGNYYVGTGVNTVAVQRAYSQFLNSSLWSASSGQGRASAMASLTGQLNNQLSGSSNLQTSLDSFFGAVQDMANAPSDAASRQVLLARAGGLASTFRALSGQFNQLSGQVQQQIGDAVDSINSDSRSIAKLNGLIRSSQATDGTPPADLLDQRDALVKKLAGQVGISVVPQNDNTISVFVGNGQALVTGTEAHALGAAPNMYDATRQEVVGAASGNVLSGRIGGGTLGALLDFRSNVLDPAQNQLGRTAQALASAFNAQHAQGADLQGKIGGTFFDVAGPTVQAASTNSGSGTLDASIGDIGALTGKDYVLSYDGSNWSLRDTNGSSVALSGSGTSADPFVAAGLSLVVGGGASAGDSFRVQPSRNAAASFSVAIDDPDKIAAAAPLKATAAAGNTGTAAPGVSISDGSDANLFNSSSVVFASATSYSIDGGPAQAFTPGQPIVHNGWSMQLSGAPQAGDSFGVQANSNAQGDNSNALMLGKVANLGVLDGGVTSAGRAYSQLVSQVGSAGALASDDLTTQTAVYHQAMSSQQSVSGVNLDEEAANLLRYQQAYQASAQVISTANNIFGALLSAVRG, via the coding sequence ATGGCTGACATGCTTTCGACCGGCGTGTCCGGGCTGCTTGCCGCGCAGATCGGGCTCAGTACGGTAAGCCACAACGTGGCCAACGCGAACACCGACGGCTACAGCCGCCAGCTGGTGTCGTTCGGCGCCCGGCTGCCGGAAGGGCAGGGCAATTACTACGTCGGCACGGGCGTCAATACCGTGGCGGTGCAGCGTGCGTACAGCCAGTTCCTGAACAGCTCGCTGTGGTCGGCCAGCTCCGGACAGGGGCGCGCCAGCGCCATGGCCAGCCTCACCGGCCAGCTCAACAACCAGCTTTCCGGCAGCAGCAACCTGCAGACTTCGCTGGACAGTTTTTTCGGCGCCGTGCAGGACATGGCCAACGCGCCGTCGGATGCGGCTTCGCGCCAGGTGCTGCTGGCCCGGGCCGGCGGACTCGCCAGCACGTTCCGGGCGCTGTCCGGCCAGTTCAACCAGCTTTCCGGCCAGGTGCAGCAGCAGATCGGCGACGCCGTCGATTCGATCAACAGCGACAGCCGGTCGATCGCCAAATTGAACGGGCTGATCCGCTCCTCGCAGGCCACCGACGGCACGCCGCCGGCCGACCTGCTCGACCAGCGCGATGCGCTGGTGAAGAAGCTGGCCGGCCAGGTCGGCATCAGCGTGGTGCCGCAGAACGACAACACCATCAGCGTGTTCGTGGGCAACGGCCAGGCGCTGGTCACCGGTACCGAGGCGCATGCGCTGGGTGCCGCGCCCAACATGTACGACGCCACCCGCCAGGAAGTGGTCGGCGCGGCCTCGGGCAACGTGCTCAGCGGTCGCATCGGCGGCGGCACCCTGGGCGCGCTGCTGGATTTCCGCAGCAACGTGCTGGATCCCGCGCAGAACCAGCTGGGGCGCACCGCGCAGGCGCTGGCCAGCGCCTTCAATGCGCAACATGCGCAGGGCGCGGACCTGCAGGGCAAGATCGGCGGCACGTTCTTCGATGTCGCCGGCCCGACTGTGCAGGCGGCCAGCACCAACAGCGGCAGCGGCACGCTGGACGCGAGCATCGGCGACATCGGCGCGCTGACCGGCAAGGACTATGTGCTGAGCTACGACGGCAGCAACTGGAGCCTGCGCGACACCAACGGCAGCAGCGTCGCGCTCAGCGGCAGCGGCACCAGCGCCGATCCGTTCGTCGCTGCCGGGCTGAGCCTGGTGGTGGGCGGCGGCGCCAGTGCCGGCGACAGTTTCCGCGTGCAGCCCAGCCGCAACGCCGCCGCGAGTTTTTCGGTGGCGATCGACGACCCCGACAAGATCGCCGCCGCCGCGCCGCTGAAGGCCACCGCCGCGGCCGGCAACACCGGCACGGCGGCGCCCGGCGTCAGCATCAGCGACGGCAGCGACGCCAACCTGTTCAACAGCAGTTCCGTCGTGTTCGCCTCGGCCACCAGCTACAGCATCGACGGCGGCCCGGCGCAGGCCTTCACCCCGGGCCAGCCGATCGTCCACAACGGCTGGAGCATGCAGCTCAGCGGCGCACCGCAGGCCGGCGACAGCTTCGGCGTGCAGGCCAACAGCAATGCGCAGGGCGACAACAGCAATGCGTTGATGCTGGGCAAGGTCGCCAATCTCGGCGTGCTTGATGGCGGCGTCACCAGCGCGGGCCGCGCTTACAGCCAGCTGGTCAGCCAGGTCGGCAGCGCCGGTGCGCTGGCCAGCGACGACCTGACCACGCAGACCGCGGTGTACCACCAGGCGATGAGTTCGCAGCAGAGCGTGTCCGGCGTGAACCTGGACGAGGAGGCCGCCAACCTGTTGCGTTACCAGCAGGCGTATCAGGCTTCCGCGCAGGTCATCAGCACCGCCAACAATATCTTCGGCGCGCTGCTCAGCGCCGTGAGGGGGTAA
- the flgJ gene encoding flagellar assembly peptidoglycan hydrolase FlgJ, with the protein MTPINSTSPALDTWTELSGFQQLRAQARSDGGKSALPAVARQFEAIFTQMMLKSMRDANASMGSDIAGSEQVNSYRDMFDQQLSLSLANGRNGLGIAKMLVRQLGGKPDAAAADVHGPLPAPVADVTNANVRALLQLGADGGAADGADGTAGSNGIMAMPSTADAGSAWRQALDRMAQGALDVAGTAAKLLPGGDPVGFVRALAPHAELAAKKLGVSVRALLAQAALETGWGKHLPSHGDGSSSNNLFGIKAGSSWDGDKVSVPTLEYENGVAVRRRDQFRAYDSPSESFADYASLLADSPRYAQALGQGENVAGFARALVNGGYATDPSYVAKITAIANSPQMREALAALRLSGELK; encoded by the coding sequence ATGACGCCGATCAACAGCACATCGCCCGCGCTCGATACCTGGACCGAACTGTCCGGGTTCCAGCAGTTGCGCGCGCAGGCGCGCAGCGACGGCGGCAAGAGCGCGCTGCCGGCCGTGGCCAGGCAGTTCGAGGCGATCTTCACCCAGATGATGCTGAAGTCGATGCGCGACGCCAACGCCAGCATGGGCAGCGACATCGCCGGCAGCGAGCAGGTCAATTCGTACCGCGACATGTTCGACCAGCAGCTGTCGCTGAGCCTGGCCAACGGCCGCAACGGCCTCGGCATCGCGAAGATGCTGGTGCGCCAGCTCGGCGGCAAGCCGGATGCGGCCGCCGCCGACGTCCATGGCCCGTTGCCGGCGCCCGTCGCCGACGTGACCAACGCCAACGTGCGCGCCCTGCTGCAACTGGGTGCCGACGGCGGTGCGGCGGACGGTGCCGACGGCACGGCCGGCAGCAACGGCATCATGGCGATGCCCTCGACCGCCGATGCCGGCTCGGCGTGGCGCCAGGCGCTGGACCGCATGGCGCAGGGCGCACTGGATGTGGCCGGCACCGCGGCGAAGCTGCTGCCGGGCGGCGACCCGGTGGGCTTCGTCCGCGCGCTCGCGCCGCACGCCGAGCTGGCCGCGAAAAAACTTGGCGTATCGGTGCGCGCGCTGCTGGCGCAGGCGGCGCTGGAAACCGGCTGGGGCAAGCACCTGCCCAGCCATGGCGACGGCAGCAGCAGCAACAACCTGTTCGGCATCAAGGCCGGCAGCAGCTGGGACGGCGACAAGGTCAGCGTGCCTACGCTGGAGTACGAGAACGGCGTGGCGGTGCGCCGGCGCGACCAGTTCCGCGCCTACGACTCGCCGTCCGAATCGTTCGCCGACTACGCCAGCCTGCTGGCCGACAGCCCGCGCTATGCGCAGGCGCTGGGCCAGGGCGAGAACGTCGCCGGCTTCGCGCGCGCACTGGTGAACGGAGGCTACGCGACCGACCCGTCGTACGTCGCCAAGATCACCGCAATCGCCAACAGCCCGCAGATGCGCGAGGCGCTGGCGGCACTCCGGCTGTCGGGCGAGCTCAAGTGA
- a CDS encoding flagellar basal body P-ring protein FlgI encodes MNAMPRALTPSPACRGGLGWGALRWKITSFTPSQPPPACRGRSLCVATLVLLLGFIAPAHADKIRDLVQVAGVRSNQLIGYGLVVGLDGSGDQTTQAPFTTQSLENMLQQFGITVPASARPQLKNAAAVMVTADLPPFAKPGQTIDVTVASIGNAKSIRGGQLLMAPLRGADGNVYAVAQGSVVVGGISAQGKSGSSVQVNISASGRIPNGASVERVVASSFASGGDLMLNLNTADFTTATRIATAINRAYGAGTAQPLDGGSVSVRGPQDPSQKVAWLGAIQNLDVQPGDAPARIVVNSRTGTVVIGSDVRVSAAAVAHGAIQVTIGEQAQVSQPAPFSQGQTAIVPSSSVQVSEEGAHMFKFGPGVSLDAIVRAVNQVGATPSDLISILQALKQAGALHADLVVI; translated from the coding sequence ATGAATGCCATGCCGCGTGCTCTTACTCCCTCCCCTGCTTGCAGGGGAGGGTTGGGGTGGGGTGCTCTTCGCTGGAAGATCACAAGCTTTACCCCCTCCCAGCCTCCCCCTGCGTGCAGGGGGAGGAGCCTGTGCGTGGCGACCCTCGTACTTCTGCTGGGATTCATCGCTCCCGCCCACGCCGACAAGATCCGCGACCTGGTGCAGGTGGCCGGCGTGCGCAGCAACCAGCTGATCGGCTACGGCCTGGTGGTGGGCCTGGACGGCTCGGGCGACCAGACCACGCAGGCGCCGTTCACCACGCAGAGCCTGGAGAACATGCTGCAGCAGTTCGGCATCACCGTGCCGGCCAGCGCGCGGCCGCAGCTGAAGAACGCCGCGGCGGTGATGGTGACGGCGGATCTGCCGCCGTTCGCCAAGCCGGGCCAGACCATCGACGTCACCGTCGCCTCGATCGGCAACGCCAAGAGCATTCGCGGCGGCCAGTTGCTGATGGCGCCGCTGCGCGGCGCGGACGGCAACGTCTACGCGGTGGCGCAGGGCAGCGTGGTGGTCGGCGGCATCAGTGCGCAGGGCAAGAGCGGCTCCAGCGTGCAGGTGAACATTTCCGCCAGCGGGCGCATTCCCAACGGCGCCTCGGTGGAACGCGTGGTGGCTTCGTCGTTCGCCAGTGGCGGCGACCTGATGCTGAACCTCAACACGGCCGACTTCACCACGGCGACCCGCATCGCCACGGCGATCAACCGGGCCTACGGCGCGGGCACCGCGCAGCCGCTCGACGGCGGTTCGGTTTCCGTGCGCGGGCCGCAGGACCCGTCGCAGAAAGTGGCGTGGCTTGGCGCGATCCAGAACCTCGACGTGCAGCCGGGCGATGCCCCGGCGCGGATCGTGGTGAACTCGCGCACCGGCACCGTGGTGATCGGTTCGGACGTGCGCGTCAGCGCCGCCGCGGTGGCGCACGGCGCGATCCAGGTCACCATCGGCGAGCAGGCGCAGGTCAGCCAGCCGGCGCCGTTCAGCCAGGGGCAGACCGCGATCGTGCCGAGCAGCAGCGTGCAGGTCAGCGAAGAGGGCGCGCACATGTTCAAGTTCGGCCCCGGCGTGAGTCTCGACGCCATCGTGCGCGCGGTGAACCAGGTCGGCGCCACGCCGAGCGACCTGATTTCGATCCTGCAGGCGCTGAAGCAGGCTGGCGCGCTGCATGCGGACCTCGTGGTGATCTGA
- the flgH gene encoding flagellar basal body L-ring protein FlgH — translation MFDRCRFSLLLCALALLAGCASGPRAHDDAEWAPTPPPAQQIAPAQADGSIYHDEQNMELFADPRAHRVGDILTVALVESTQASKKATTSTSKTDKANIASPTVLGQNLSIGGKVANIGLDGERSFDGAGSSTQSNQLVGQITVTVAQRLTNGNLLVRGEKWLTINQGQELVRISGIVRPQDIGQDNVVPSTRVADARISYTGRGTLADANTRGWLSRFFNSKWMPF, via the coding sequence ATGTTTGATCGCTGCCGTTTTTCGCTGCTGCTGTGTGCACTCGCGCTGCTGGCCGGCTGCGCCAGCGGCCCGCGCGCGCACGACGATGCCGAATGGGCGCCGACGCCGCCGCCCGCGCAGCAGATCGCGCCGGCGCAGGCCGACGGCTCGATCTACCACGATGAGCAGAACATGGAGCTGTTCGCCGACCCGCGCGCGCACCGCGTCGGCGACATCCTCACCGTGGCGCTGGTGGAGAGCACCCAGGCCAGCAAGAAGGCCACCACCAGCACCAGCAAGACCGACAAGGCCAACATCGCCTCGCCCACCGTGCTCGGCCAGAACCTGTCGATCGGCGGCAAGGTGGCGAACATCGGGCTGGACGGCGAGCGCAGCTTCGACGGTGCCGGCTCCAGCACGCAGAGCAACCAACTCGTCGGGCAGATCACCGTCACCGTGGCGCAGCGCCTCACCAACGGCAACCTGCTGGTGCGCGGCGAAAAGTGGCTGACCATCAACCAGGGCCAGGAGCTGGTGCGCATCTCCGGCATCGTGCGCCCGCAGGACATCGGCCAGGACAACGTGGTGCCGTCCACCCGCGTCGCCGACGCGCGGATCAGCTACACCGGCCGCGGCACCCTGGCCGACGCGAACACGCGCGGCTGGCTGTCGCGCTTCTTCAATTCCAAGTGGATGCCGTTCTGA